ATGAAGTTGTCCCATTTGTAAACTAAGTTTTGTGCATGTATACCGCACAGTATACATAATAATAAATACTTCTAAAAATCTGCTTTATGCTTGTGTAACACTGGAAGGCGCAGATTAAATGAGGCACTTAAATTCCAAGTCATTGCAAGAGCCACTTATCATGCGCTtgagaaaacaagagaaagtcatgcagaaaaatctgtaggattaatatttgcatttttctaaTATGATCTGCTGCTTCCCTGCGAATACATAAAATACTTGCCAAACACTGAGTAGGAGCTAGATGCCAGGGGAGGGAGGTACCTGACTGGTCCTTGATTGCCTAAATTCTTCTCAAATGAAAAACTGTAGCTGAGGGGGAGAGACTTGCATCACTGCCATAtaacagctctgtgtgtgtcccCAACAAAATCAGCTACAAAGTTTGTTTGTATTTGGAAGTCTTGCAGGCACCTAAATGGTTTCCACAAATGCCTAGGACACTCCAGTTTTTGGCAGGGCTGGAGATCTTTGTGCCTTGCAAATGTCAAAACGTGTTAGCAATCGGGAAATTGGCAGATGTTCTCTGCCTGAAATAAAAGGAACTGGGAGAGTGGTGCACTCCCTCTCTGGCCTCTTGCCTAGTAGGTAGAATGTTCCCCCCAGAAGTGGGGAATCCTCTTTCTGTACAGGTAGTCCTTGCAGCAGGGATCTGAGTCCAAAACCACCTGCTTTTTCATGCACCTTACTCGTGCTGTCGTCTGTATTCCTTCAGATTCTTCCAAAATTTTGGAATAAGGTACTTTATAGAAATTCTCACATTGTAGCCACCAATAGCCACTTGTTTTTAGCAGTTCACGTCAAGGAGCTGTATCTGAACACACTTGGTTCAGACAACTTCTTCGACTGCTCCAAATCATCTGTGTTTCCTCTACTCCTATGCATTATGTAGGGATTAGAGGTGTGTGAAACtctttcatttccagagtcaAGTGGTTAAAGCACGAAGTGCTGCTAATGCAGTTACAGCGCAGAACAAATGTATGGAAAACGTAGGCTGTGGGTAGGAAAGTGACCATATTGCCTCCAATCTCAGACTTGGTGTAGAAGTAAGATATTTCTGCCCTGTGGGTGTCAAGTCAGATATTGGCACTGTCATgtaagaagaagagaaaacaaaacccaccaaacacacacaaaccaactGTGTCCTTGTAGATGGAAGCAATCATATGGAGGCCTCTTTGGAGGGAAAGTTGCTTTTTGGTGGCAGGAAGAAAAGTAATGTGTCTAATTTGACATTGTGTGTATCACattgattgtttgtttggtttttttccccacagagcTGTCTACTTTGCATGTTACTCCAAAGCCAAAGAGCGATTTAATGGCATTTTTGTGCCCAACAGCAACATTGTGCATATCTGTTCTGCAGGTTCTGCAGGTATGTATTTGTAATTTGTCTTCTATATGGTCTGCAGCAATACCCCAGTGTCCAGCCCCTCACCAATTGCAGGCAATACGTGCATTGGTATCTGTGTGGCTCTGAGATGCACCTTAActctttctttattccagaCTATTGTTGCTACAAGGCTTCTATCCCTCTCAATAGTTAGGAAACAAATAGAATGATTTGTAAGGGGGGACTGGACTTTCAGTCTGTCTGTCCAGGACCTAACACACCAGTCTGGGCTGACAGCTCTGGATAACTGTATATGGATGAGTACAGAGGCCAGTATATATGTGGCACATTCTGAAAATGTGCACTTAGTTTGAGGTTGCGTGGGCCAGAAAGCAGGAGTGTGCTAGCTCCTAATTTACTGTGCCTACAGAGGAACTGTTTTCCTGTTCAACgctttgaaatatttctagATTGTTGCTTACTAACTTGGGGTGAACTTTTTTTCCAACTGCAATGCTATGGTAACGTCTCTGAATGTAAGAAAATAGACACACCAACAACCTTTTGGTACTGTTTTAGTTTAATTGTTTCATGATGTTGTATTTTTCCTACCAGGATGGGGAAAATAGTTTGTTCTTGTAGGAAAAATACTGCAGGAGAGCTCCACTAGTTCAAGCATCAGTCACCAGAGTGATCATCAAAACTAATGTTTCCTAATCTAGCCCCTTAATTATGGGTGCATTCTGCTAATGAGATGGCTCAATGGCACCACCTAGAGCCTTGGGGAAAATGTGTGCTTTCCCCACAGATTTCCTTTTATCTATTATTCCAAATGCCAGTAAGTAAGTGAGGTATCTTGTCTACAGCAGTCTTTAAGGAACATGAAGTACATATTAAAATAGGTGCAAAAAGGAAGAATCCTTTAAGAAATTCCAAGGCCATTGGTCAATGCCTCCTGTAGTTTAACATGAGCTGGTTCTCTGGCAAGAGAAAGATTGTAAGCTATGCAccttttattctttcaaaaCCCCTAGATAGAGCTGGTGACTAGAGCTATCCCACTGCACAGTGTATAGAGTTCATGTTTGCCATGGCAATGCACTGGCCTGGATTCAGCTAtacttttgattttctttttttcagcctttatCACAAATTCCCTGATGAATCCTATATGGATGGTGAAAACCAGAATGCAGCTGGAACGGAAGTAAGTAACTGATGAAGGGAGATTAGATGCCAGTGAGTGGCTAAGGGAGCCTCTGGAAAACCAAACTGTCACATTTTTACTCCTGGTTGTTTGTACTGTGATAGATCTTGCCCCAGTTGTTTCTCTGACTCTCAATTCCACCTTTCAAGCCTGGTCAGAGTAAAGGTTGAGGTTCTGTGTGCCATACTTCAGTTTGATGCACAGTTACTATTGAGAAGAATGTGGAAGTTACCTTGAGTGCTGAATTAGGTTCAGTTTCTGGTTTCACTGTAAATCTTAGGTAAATTTGGGTATAGCATTAATTTTCTCTCAGACTCCTGCTTTCAGAATCTTCTGTACTTCATGGGTCGATGTTGAGGATAAATATATCCAGGACTGAAATGTTTTCACACGGCAAACAGAGGCTGTGGAAAGGTCAGCAGAGCTCGCGTGGGAGGCTGAGCAGGAGGTCGCAGTCAGTGTCCCATTTGGCAACATCACTTGTTCTGATCCCAGACCACACAGCTGTGTGTTCCTGCAGCAAACCAGGGTTACTGGTACACAGCGAGGTAGCTGTGAACAGAAAGGGTGATGTTTCTAAATTGCAGTGAAGCCACATGAGTTTAGTTTCATAAAACATTCTAGAGGCAATAAGAATCTGTTGCAGTGGTTTAATGATCTTTTGCTTCCTTCGGCATTGTATTATTGTTAACCATACCTCCTGAAGACAGAGAGGGAATTTGACAGTAATATCTTTCAGTTGACTGATTCACAGTCACTGGTGGTTATTGAAGCAATGAGGGACTCTGCTAATAATGTGACTGCTTAGAATGGAAATTTCTTCCTGCAAGGATGTTTTAGATCAGATAAGAAAGATCCTTTAAGGCACCACAActtataaataatttatatgACTTAATTCCAGCACTTCACAGGGTGGCACCTTTGAACTGAGTGCTGCCTCTTAAAATGAAGGATAATTCCTCATGTAGCAGACCTTTGTCTCTTGGCCTGCTGATGGTGGCTTTAAATGACATTACTAGTTGAACACAAAGCAGTGTCTCTTCAGTGCTTATTGTCTTTAAAGCATTGGTGTGAACTATGACAGACTGGATTGAACTTGAGCTGTAAGAATCATTACAAGTATTTATTAGTGAATTAGCAAAGCCAAGTGTGCACTCTTAGCATGATAGTCCTTCTCTATGCAGCTTTCCTAGAAGATATTTAGAGTAAAATTTAGGAGAGAATAATTTCTGTAGTTATAAAAACTATTGAAAGctatgagttttttttttttaatactaattCTTTTTCTGGGCTCATTATatgctctgttttgtttgttttttagagtCAGGGGTTCAAAACCAATGAATGCTTTGCAGTGTGCTAGATACGTTTACCAGACAGAAGGTATCCGCGGCTTTTATAGGGGCTTGACTGCCTCCTATGCTGGGATTTCTGAGACCATTATCTGCTTTGCTATTtatgaaagtttaaaaaagcACCTAAAGGAAGTCCAGCTGCCCCCTTCTCCTCCTAATGGGACCGAAAGGAACTCAACAAGCTTCTTTGGACTgatgtttgctgctgctgtttcaaagGGCTGTGCTTCTTGTATTGCCTATCCACATGGTATGTTATCTTTTCCATTTGTGACTACAGTAGAACAGCTGTTGCATGTAATCCAAGACAGAAGATGGGGTTTTGGGCTGTAAAATTCTTAGTCGTCTGAGTGGCCAAATGCATGTTACTGTGGCATGTGCATACGCGTTGGTGTCTTCAGTACTGGTCCCATCACTCCTAGTTAGCCATGTAGTTGGGGATTGGGACTTCCTAATTTCAACATCTCAAAAAACATCTcaaaaaatgccaaaaagaaACTGAGTACCTGATGCTTCTGTTCTCACTAGTAGCCTCATCTGAGTCCCCACAGCCTTTCGGATTCTGTGATCAAGTGGTAGGAAACACTAGTGGGCTGAGCAGGGTTATTCTGTTTCAATAGATGTGAATGTTACCATGGTTATAGAGAAAGAGCAATATTGATTATGTGAGCATCAGTGAAGCATTTAGTTCTGTAGCAGCTTGAACGAGCAAATAATCCATTTATTCCATGTGAAAAGGAGCACATCTTTAACTTTTGCTTCTTGCCTGAAGGGCAACATGGGCAGGATTCCACGGCTGAAAGTTGGTACAGGAACGAAGGTTTTCCTGCCCTGGGTTTTGCATACCCTTTCACGGTCATGGTGTGTTTCCTGATGAGCAGGTTTATACCTTGTTAACTTTGGACTCTGTTTTACTTTTCTACAGAGGTCATACGGACACGGCTGCGAGAAGAAGGCACTAAATACAAGGCTTTCATTCAGACAGCACGTCTGGTAGCACGTGAAGAAGGCTATCTCGCCTTCTATAGAGGACTCTTTGCTCAACTCATCCGGCAGATACCAAACACAGCCATTGTGTTGTCTACCTATGAGTTAATTGTGTATCTGTTAGAAGACCGTGGAAAGTAGCAGAGCCAGGACTCCTGTTACAGACTGTAGACCAATTTCTTCATTGAACAAATAGTCCTTTAAGAGACTGATGCAGGTGGCGGTGCTGGTGGGGAAACTACAAGTCTGTGATCACCTGCTGGATATTTCCTTTTGGATTCATGCTTTCTGAAAGGTCTCAAGTCATTAACGTTAATAGTtaattataacttttttttttttaacttaatgaTAATTAAACTGCTACTAAATTAAATTTCACTATTTAATTTAAGTATATGTTTGTCCTTTTCCTTAAGCACAGCCATATGTGGTCAAGGAATGTACCTCATACCATTAAGTGATCTCTTGGACTGATGTTCattaaaactgtattaaaaCAAGAGAAGAACTGGTTTGGAAATTTGAaactctgtcttctttccaCTGGGCTCATGTCACTTTTTAGCACTCTAATAGCAAACTTTGAGAGTTCTGGTTTATTCAAGGTCCATCATTCATTGCTGTGTGAGCATCCTGGAGTGTTCAAGTAGGACGGTCTTGTAGTATGTTTCTCTGTTTTGGTGGTATGAAATATGCACACCAGGATATCTTAGAAAAGCCACTTACATTGGCAATATTGCTGGAATGTGATTGTGGGAGGCTTTtagtaaaaaattaattagagtCTTGTGTGCCCTTATGTGTTTGGTATACATCTGTATGCTGGTGTGTGTAAAAAGATTTGTCATGATTTGATGGCTTTTGGACCTTGCTCTTGTGAGGGATGGAGGACATAAGTACATCATGGTTGTGGCCCGGCTGCCCTGCAGAAACTTCATGAGATGCAGTAACTTGGTCACGCAGTGCTGCTGATGGGAATGAGATACTGTGTTATCTCATGGACACGTCACTGCAGTTAACATCAAAAAATCCACAGCCTGTGTAAAGAGTTTCTTTATGTCATTACTTGATTTCTTACTGAAGGAAATAAGGATTAGCCAGTTTAGTGCAGCCTGTTGAACCAGTATCTGCCACACAATTCAAAGGGGTATTCTTCAACAGTAGTCAAAGTACAGTTCTTATTTTGTCAGTTATAAATCAAATATCCTGCATACTTGAGATCAGTCCTTTCATAAGTATTAGAATATGCTTTTAATTTTAGCTATCTCTTTACCACATATGTTGCAGCAGTACCTTGTGATTAAAGTATTGTATATGAATCATTACTGATAGTGCAGCATAAAATATCTTAGAACTCAAAAGGTAATTTGTGTTTTGCGTTGGCCATACTATGCTCTCCCATTCATTAGTGTCATTTGCTTTGGCAGCTGAGACAAACACGGCAGCATTTGAGCCCAGCTTCAGTCTTCCCTGCTGCTGAACCGAACAATGAGCTTCTCATGATTTGAGCAGGTGTTGAGGTCTTGAGCATAAAGTGTTTACGGACATCTTTGACTTCAAGGACCATATACAGCGGAGGTTTGGACTTGGAAGGAGCATGCAAAGCATTAAGAAACAGCCTAGTAGTGAGTAGGGctttcttttacaaaataaagttttcagGCTCCTATTTTGTTGCAGAAATATAATGGGTTGGTAACTGGATTGAAACCTTCACGTCTGCTCTCATTAGAACCTGGCTGATGACTGGTACTTGAGGTCATATTTGACATCAGTGTGATGGAGGAGCCGACTGCAAAGAGGGTAGAATGTGTGTATACCTCATTATGAGGCAAAACTCCAAAAATAACTGATTTCTATTATGTCTTACTGAAAAGACTGTATCACATTACCCCTAAGCTAAAATAGGAAACAGTTGAGTAACTAAAAATTGGCATGGCTTTTTTTATGGAGACAAGCAGCAAAAGCTTTGGTCTCTTTATAGGAGTCAAAACTGCCACACAGTGCTGTTTCTATTTTTGAGAACTAGGAcagttgtgctgctgctttctgagatttgctttctgaaatcagTATTCCTGTGTGCTTACAGTACAGTAGCTCACTTTTGAAATGTTGGTGAAATGTGTAGACTGCTGTTATCTTTTGAGATGAGAGAACTCAGGCCCCTTTGAGGACTTTGAGACTTGGCAAGAGAGAAAGTGAACAAATTTTTGTTCCACATAAATATGAGGGAAACCCAGGAATTCTGGTGGATTTTTGGTTTAGTTCTTTAAGCTTTGCTGCCAACCTTTACAGAATCGGTCTTAGTTTGATAGGGTGTTAATAAGCTATACTGGGAAGTAATAGAACTTCTGAATTAGTATAATTcactcctttttccttcctctctccactgtaatttttaaaattcactgaCCCTTGATTCCTTAACCCTGTAGAGAGTTACCATTTTTAGGTGATGCTCTGTGAGCAAACCCATTGATGTCACTGAGTATGGAATAAGCCTGTTACCAGAGGGAAGAAGTTGAAGTTGTTTTTCCAAAGGGATATCTGAATTTACAAATAACCAACCTTTCTCTGGTTGTGAAAGCAAATGTAGCAGCATTTTTCACTGTTCATTCCACTTCTTGAGCTTCCACAGAAAGTCAGTTTCATGAAAGGTAGGTAAATTTGTTACCAGTTAGAACTTCCTGGACAGTTTCTCTCCAGGTTTAGGCTTCATTACTAGACAATTTGTAGTTTAATTATCAGTAAGGTGATGAAACTATGTTTTTATCTGAAGTGACCACAAAGTTTCCATTAACTTTACCAGGAGCATCTGTTCCTCTTCGTAAATTAATAGTTAAATTACAAACACACTGTTGCTACAATAGTATGAGCTACTCATGTTGGTTAATTTAGCTTTGCAATAATTTCTTAGGTGTTTGAAGATGTCTCAAGTCCTTATACTGTAAGACCTACTGCTTCCCTTTAAGTATCCATGGTTGCTTTGATAGTCCTCAATATTCTCTGCATTTACTGGTGGTTGTAATATCGTGACTGTGCCCCTTACTGCGACTGGTAGTTGTTTTGCACGAGTACCTCATTAGCTCCTTTAAGGAGGCAACTTCTGGTCAACGTGGTTGGACTGATACTACAGAGAGAGTTGATGGGAAGGGAGGGACGTGGTAAAAAAATAGACAAGCTCTTAAGCACAGGAGTCCCAGGGGACTTGCAGAAATGGAACAGTTAAGACCCCAACCACAGGTAAGCTTAAAAGTACAGCTTCCAGTACAAATATTTATGAAGAGCTTTTGCATTGGCGGCTTTTTAAAAACGTGGTTGACATCACTTGGTTCTGAATTTTAAGCCATTCTGTCTACTGCGCTgagagtgttttgtttttaaccgGGCAAACAGCTGCGCAATTTGAGGCAGGCTTAGTCTCATATTTTGCAGAGGTCTTGCCTTCATGTTAGCGCAGGGCACGACTGTCAGACCAACTGCTGCCAGTTCTGTAAGAACAGTAAATCCCACTTGTGTGTGCTGAGAGGGGCAGAGCATAAATGGGTGTTGCTTTCTTTGTAGGGAAGAGCTCCTGAACAAGCCTGACCCGGGCACTGCTCCCATCAGAGACCTGGGGGCTTTCTGCAAAATTGGGTTGTTTATCAGTCTGTCCAGAGAGAGGGAAAGTCTAGAGCAGCCGTCTCAAACTCCTGGCTCACAGGTAACAACCTGCCCACAACGCCCTGCGCTGTCATTCCTGCTGCACTTGCCACACTGTCCCTTGGCTCAAGTGAGATGTCATTTCAGCCCATGGCTTACTGAGCAAAGCTGTTCAGGGACCACAAAAGGGCGATAACCTGTGCTCTAAAATCAGCGGGGAGGGTATGGGAGTGTGATTGCAGGGATCCTCTCTTTTCCCCAGACAACCAGGTGCTTTGGTAGGAAAGTACATCCTGAGAGAGAACCTGTTGCCTTGGAACTGCATCCTCTTCCTCTGCGGCTGTTTCATTTCCACAGTTCTCTGAACAGCCAtcctttttccttaaatttAATTGCCGGTTCTCTGCCTTGTTGTATcatagaatgtcaggggttggaagggccctggaaagcccatccagtgcaatccccccatggagcaggaacacccagatgaggttacacaggaaggtgtccaggcgggttggaatgtctgcacagaaggagactccacaacccccctgggcagcctgggccaggctctgccaccctcactgggaagaagtttcttctcatatttagtggaacctcctgtgttccagtttgtatctaTACAAAGACCCTGTTCTTCacagttttatttctgcaggTGGTGCTTGGGAGAAATCCTCGTAGGTGGAGGTGTGGTTTTTAAAGGCCCTTCCGAGGTGTGGTTTCTGAACGCCTTTCTAAGGTGTAGTTTTTAAAAGCCTGGGGCCTGCAGCCAGCCTTCACCGGGACTTTTAGGCCTCTTGCCTCGGCAGGGCCGCTATCTAAACGGTGCTTTCGTAATACAGAAAGTCTCGAGTCTAaatttagggggaaaaaaaagaaatcagtgtaAGGAGCCGGTTGAACTCGGCGCCAGGCCAGGCACGACGGGCCCCTCGCGTTCCCGGAAGGGCAGGGAGCCCGCcgggcccccccgcccccgcggcCACGATCTCGGCCTTTGGCGGCGCTGACTCACGGCGCCGCCGCACGACTCCGGCCTTTCACGCCGCTGCTCCCCGCGCCGTGACTCACCcaccgcccgcccccgccgcgccggagggagggagagaggggcggagcggcggcgggagcggcgggagaGGGGGGGCGGCCGCGCCGCGTACAAAGCGCCGCCGCCGAGGTCACCGCGCCGGCCCGTGTGGGGGAGCGGCATGGAGGGAGCCGGGGCGCTGCTGGCCCGCTGCCCCGCCGGCGGGCTGGGCGTCACCGTGTGCGCCGCCGCGGCCGGGCTGCTGCTGTACCGCATGGCGCGGAGGTagggccgggcggggggcgggcgggctCGGCGGCGGAACCAGCAGCTCCGCGGGGCGCGGAGGGAGCGGGTGGGGAC
This genomic interval from Columba livia isolate bColLiv1 breed racing homer chromosome 21, bColLiv1.pat.W.v2, whole genome shotgun sequence contains the following:
- the SLC25A33 gene encoding solute carrier family 25 member 33 isoform X2 encodes the protein MIIQGFLCGGTVGAIFTCPLEVIKTRLQSSKLAFRAVYYPQVQLGTISGEGMVRPTSVSPGLFSVLKSILEKEGPRSLFRGLGPNLVGVAPSRAVYFACYSKAKERFNGIFVPNSNIVHICSAGSAAFITNSLMNPIWMVKTRMQLERKVRGSKPMNALQCARYVYQTEGIRGFYRGLTASYAGISETIICFAIYESLKKHLKEVQLPPSPPNGTERNSTSFFGLMFAAAVSKGCASCIAYPHEVIRTRLREEGTKYKAFIQTARLVAREEGYLAFYRGLFAQLIRQIPNTAIVLSTYELIVYLLEDRGK
- the SLC25A33 gene encoding solute carrier family 25 member 33 isoform X1, which gives rise to MAGAPQENTLLHLFAGGCGGTVGAIFTCPLEVIKTRLQSSKLAFRAVYYPQVQLGTISGEGMVRPTSVSPGLFSVLKSILEKEGPRSLFRGLGPNLVGVAPSRAVYFACYSKAKERFNGIFVPNSNIVHICSAGSAAFITNSLMNPIWMVKTRMQLERKVRGSKPMNALQCARYVYQTEGIRGFYRGLTASYAGISETIICFAIYESLKKHLKEVQLPPSPPNGTERNSTSFFGLMFAAAVSKGCASCIAYPHEVIRTRLREEGTKYKAFIQTARLVAREEGYLAFYRGLFAQLIRQIPNTAIVLSTYELIVYLLEDRGK